In the genome of Desulfofarcimen acetoxidans DSM 771, one region contains:
- a CDS encoding PIN/TRAM domain-containing protein encodes MVKRVVFFLLVALFAAGGFFSGYYVVESGIIDFSGSSLNLRVGVFALATLIGVVVGILAAPWIIKSTVWATAKIERYFQKTPTQDLVMGSIGLITGLIIASLFFNILPNWGWVSVIKVLGAILLGYLGMSLGVKKREEIFGLFATIPKFGKEKLSKSDSKANVDKILDTSVIIDGRIADLCASGFIEGTLMIPVFVLEELRHIADSPDLLKRNRGRRGLDILNNLRKNSDIKVQIYENTRGLENVPEVDMKLVKLAQKLGIKVMTNDYNLNKVAELHGVKVLNINELANAVKPIVLPGEEMVVQVVKDGKESGQGVAYLDDGTMIVVDGGRKYIGQTIVVVVTSVLQTAAGRMIFAKSKNELKKGENGGGQLSYNEVNYFESN; translated from the coding sequence ATGGTTAAAAGAGTGGTGTTCTTTTTATTGGTAGCTCTTTTTGCGGCGGGTGGATTTTTTTCCGGGTACTATGTTGTAGAGTCAGGAATTATAGATTTTTCCGGTTCCTCATTAAACTTAAGAGTGGGAGTATTCGCTCTGGCTACTCTGATTGGGGTAGTTGTTGGGATTTTGGCAGCTCCTTGGATAATAAAAAGTACGGTTTGGGCAACAGCTAAGATAGAACGTTATTTTCAAAAAACTCCAACGCAGGATCTTGTCATGGGATCCATTGGCTTGATTACTGGACTTATAATTGCTAGTTTATTTTTTAATATTCTCCCCAACTGGGGATGGGTTTCCGTTATAAAAGTACTCGGCGCGATTCTACTTGGTTATCTGGGTATGAGTTTGGGCGTTAAAAAAAGAGAAGAAATATTTGGTTTATTTGCCACTATCCCAAAGTTTGGTAAGGAAAAGCTCTCAAAATCTGACAGCAAGGCTAATGTCGATAAGATATTAGATACCAGTGTGATTATCGACGGGAGAATTGCTGATTTATGTGCCAGCGGCTTTATAGAGGGAACACTCATGATACCTGTTTTCGTGCTGGAAGAATTGCGTCATATTGCTGATTCTCCCGATCTATTGAAGCGAAACAGGGGGCGTAGAGGCTTGGATATTTTGAATAACCTGCGTAAAAACTCTGATATTAAAGTGCAGATTTATGAAAATACCCGTGGTTTGGAAAATGTCCCCGAGGTGGATATGAAACTGGTTAAATTAGCCCAGAAACTAGGAATTAAGGTAATGACCAATGATTATAATTTGAATAAAGTTGCCGAATTGCACGGTGTTAAGGTATTAAATATTAATGAGCTGGCCAATGCTGTTAAGCCGATTGTATTGCCAGGAGAAGAGATGGTGGTGCAGGTTGTAAAGGATGGCAAGGAATCCGGCCAGGGTGTGGCTTATCTTGATGACGGTACTATGATAGTAGTTGACGGGGGTAGAAAATATATAGGACAAACAATTGTGGTTGTGGTTACCAGTGTTCTTCAGACAGCTGCGGGGCGGATGATTTTTGCCAAGTCCAAAAATGAGCTTAAAAAAGGTGAAAACGGTGGTGGGCAGTTGTCTTATAACGAGGTGAATTATTTTGAGTCTAATTAG
- the ispD gene encoding 2-C-methyl-D-erythritol 4-phosphate cytidylyltransferase: protein MSLISTIITAAGQGLRMGTDTRKQYLSLQGKPILSYAIETFIGMPAVNNIILVVSPGDESFCLENIIPIHGRSKVQAVVAGGASRQESVYNGLLALPQGTNLVIIHDGVRPLFEGNEIDALLEAAAVNGAATLAVPPKDTVKLVNEYNKVVRTLPRERLWLTQTPQVFKYDIIMNAHQKARRHGFEATDDASLVEVSGQQVRVIEGSYENIKITTPEDMIIAEAILNRRKHK from the coding sequence TTGAGTCTAATTAGCACGATTATAACAGCCGCGGGACAGGGTTTACGCATGGGGACTGATACAAGAAAGCAGTACCTCAGCTTGCAAGGTAAACCTATTCTTTCTTACGCAATTGAGACCTTTATTGGAATGCCGGCGGTTAACAATATTATTTTAGTGGTTAGTCCCGGAGACGAGTCTTTTTGTCTGGAGAATATTATTCCCATACACGGAAGATCTAAAGTACAGGCCGTAGTTGCCGGCGGTGCGAGCAGGCAGGAATCCGTATATAACGGGTTGCTTGCATTACCGCAAGGGACAAACCTGGTAATAATACATGATGGCGTTCGCCCGTTGTTCGAGGGCAACGAAATTGATGCCTTGCTGGAGGCAGCGGCTGTAAATGGTGCGGCCACTCTGGCCGTGCCGCCAAAGGATACTGTAAAGCTGGTAAATGAGTATAATAAAGTAGTGCGGACTTTACCCCGTGAGAGATTATGGTTAACTCAGACACCACAGGTTTTTAAATATGATATAATTATGAATGCACACCAAAAGGCGCGCCGGCACGGCTTTGAGGCTACTGATGATGCTTCGCTGGTGGAAGTCAGCGGACAACAGGTAAGGGTTATTGAAGGATCTTATGAGAATATTAAAATCACAACCCCGGAGGATATGATAATAGCCGAGGCTATTTTAAACAGGAGAAAGCATAAATGA
- the ispF gene encoding 2-C-methyl-D-erythritol 2,4-cyclodiphosphate synthase has protein sequence MRIGFGYDVHRLVPGRLLVLGGVNIPYELGLLGHSDADVLVHAMMDALLGAASAGDIGRHFPDQDSRYKDASSLLLLSEVLRIITNKGYKVGNIDSVIVAQKPKLAAFIPGMTDNIAAVLQVSSDQVNIKATTTEGLGFAGAGEGIASYSSVLLYSI, from the coding sequence ATGAGAATCGGTTTTGGTTATGATGTACACCGTCTGGTGCCGGGGCGACTCCTGGTGCTGGGCGGTGTAAACATACCCTATGAATTGGGTTTGCTTGGTCACTCTGATGCTGATGTGCTGGTGCACGCTATGATGGACGCGCTGCTGGGAGCAGCCTCAGCGGGCGATATAGGACGTCATTTTCCTGATCAAGATTCTAGATATAAAGATGCTTCCAGTTTGCTCTTGTTGTCGGAGGTGCTGCGAATTATAACAAATAAAGGCTATAAAGTGGGAAATATTGATTCAGTAATTGTTGCTCAAAAGCCAAAACTGGCTGCTTTTATTCCCGGAATGACAGATAACATTGCGGCTGTTTTGCAAGTAAGCTCCGATCAGGTAAATATTAAGGCAACAACTACGGAGGGCCTGGGCTTTGCCGGTGCCGGTGAGGGAATCGCTTCGTATTCGTCAGTATTATTGTATAGCATATAA
- the radA gene encoding DNA repair protein RadA, with protein sequence MKQKTIYCCQECGSQSPRWVGRCPSCEAWNSMVEEMPVKSAGAVLRGKTEPVRQPVLLTEVLLYAENRIPTGIKEMDRVLGGGIVPGSLILLGGEPGIGKSTLLLQVAFLIGKDNREVIYVCGEESMQQVRLRAERLNSISENVLLLAENNVDRVELQIKERKPFLVIIDSVQTIYKESLSSSPGSVGQVRECASQLMRLAKMMDTAIFLVGHVTKDGAIAGPKVLEHMVDAVLYFEGERHQSFRLLRGVKNRFGSTNEIGIFNMAGNGLIEATNPSSLFMQHWQVPVPGSVIVPTIEGTRPLLVEIQALVCPTGFGLPRRMATGVDYNRVALIIAVLERRLGYQLSKYDIYVNAVGGVKIEEPAVDLSIALAIASSFHDRPLGLGLAVAGEIGLTGEVRPVASIEKRLSEAGELGFKKTIVPEANINPAIDCKSKAVGVKTVTEAVQVALQSGGIV encoded by the coding sequence ATGAAACAAAAGACCATCTATTGCTGCCAGGAATGTGGTAGTCAAAGCCCTCGTTGGGTAGGTCGCTGCCCGTCTTGTGAGGCTTGGAATTCTATGGTGGAAGAGATGCCCGTTAAAAGTGCGGGTGCGGTTCTGCGGGGGAAAACAGAGCCTGTCAGGCAGCCGGTTTTGTTAACAGAGGTACTGCTATATGCAGAAAATCGCATACCTACCGGTATTAAGGAAATGGATCGCGTATTGGGTGGTGGCATTGTGCCGGGCTCTTTAATTTTATTGGGCGGTGAGCCTGGTATAGGCAAATCCACGCTTCTTTTGCAGGTAGCTTTTTTAATAGGCAAAGATAATAGGGAAGTCATATATGTCTGTGGTGAGGAATCAATGCAGCAGGTTCGTTTGCGGGCGGAGCGGCTTAATTCCATAAGCGAAAACGTATTGCTTTTAGCGGAAAATAATGTGGACCGGGTTGAATTGCAGATAAAAGAGCGCAAGCCATTTTTGGTTATAATTGATTCGGTTCAGACAATATATAAAGAAAGCCTCTCTTCTTCTCCCGGCAGTGTTGGTCAAGTTAGGGAGTGTGCCTCACAGCTAATGAGGCTGGCAAAAATGATGGACACAGCTATTTTTTTGGTCGGTCATGTGACAAAGGACGGGGCAATTGCCGGTCCTAAAGTGCTTGAGCATATGGTAGATGCTGTTTTGTATTTTGAGGGAGAGAGGCACCAGTCTTTCCGCTTGCTGAGAGGAGTTAAAAATCGTTTTGGTTCGACCAATGAAATAGGTATTTTTAATATGGCAGGTAATGGTTTAATTGAAGCAACTAATCCCAGTTCTTTATTCATGCAGCATTGGCAGGTACCCGTACCCGGTTCAGTTATAGTCCCTACGATAGAGGGGACTCGGCCTCTTCTGGTAGAGATTCAGGCATTGGTTTGTCCAACAGGTTTTGGTTTGCCCAGGCGTATGGCAACAGGTGTCGACTATAATCGGGTGGCCTTAATCATAGCAGTTTTGGAGAGAAGATTAGGATACCAATTAAGTAAGTATGATATTTATGTAAATGCTGTGGGCGGTGTGAAAATAGAGGAACCCGCGGTAGATTTGAGTATTGCTTTGGCCATAGCCTCCAGTTTTCATGATCGCCCATTGGGGTTGGGGTTGGCTGTGGCAGGTGAAATTGGCCTTACCGGGGAGGTCAGACCTGTAGCTTCTATAGAAAAAAGACTGTCTGAGGCCGGAGAGCTCGGATTTAAGAAAACTATAGTTCCTGAAGCTAATATAAATCCTGCCATTGATTGTAAATCAAAAGCAGTGGGAGTGAAAACTGTGACTGAGGCTGTTCAAGTAGCCTTGCAGTCTGGGGGGATTGTGTAA
- a CDS encoding CarD family transcriptional regulator has translation MFKIGDKVVYPMHGAGVIEAIEEKEVLGEIKHYYILRLPIGNMKVMIPIDHGRDVGLRQVITRDDVQMVLRILSDKSTSMPPNWNRRYRANLEKIKSGNIYEVAEVVRNLIKRDKEKGLSSGERKMLENARQILISELVLATELEEDKAQSLVDGVFA, from the coding sequence TTGTTCAAAATTGGTGACAAGGTTGTCTATCCTATGCACGGTGCCGGAGTCATTGAGGCTATTGAGGAAAAAGAAGTGCTGGGTGAAATAAAGCATTATTATATTTTGAGGCTCCCAATAGGAAATATGAAAGTAATGATTCCTATTGACCACGGTAGGGATGTGGGATTGAGACAGGTCATCACCCGGGACGATGTACAAATGGTTTTGCGAATTTTATCAGATAAATCCACCAGTATGCCCCCCAACTGGAACCGTAGGTACCGAGCCAATTTGGAAAAAATTAAGAGCGGTAATATTTATGAAGTTGCAGAAGTGGTAAGAAACCTTATTAAGAGGGATAAAGAAAAGGGTTTGTCCTCCGGGGAAAGAAAAATGCTGGAGAATGCGCGTCAGATTTTAATTAGTGAATTGGTGTTGGCAACAGAACTGGAAGAAGATAAGGCTCAATCACTGGTTGACGGGGTTTTTGCTTAG
- a CDS encoding ATP-dependent Clp protease ATP-binding subunit encodes MFDKFTERAKKVFVLAQDEAKRMATPYIGTEHLLLGLIREGEGVAAKVLESLNIDAETVRQAVGQLVGPGKGVAQEMFLTPRGKKVLELAIAEARSLGHNYVGTEHLLLGLISEGEGVAAQVLNALGADIEQVRSMIMQMLGGGQSSQGGCASGQCGSKAGNVQTKALDEYGRDLTEMAREDKLDPVVGREKEIERVIQVLSRRTKNNPVLLGDPGVGKTAVVEGLAQRISSGNVPETLLSKRVVSLDLAALVAGTKYRGEFEDRLKKVTQEITKAGNIVLFIDELHTLIGAGAAEGAIDAANILKPALARGEMQCIGATTLDEYRKYIEKDAALERRFQPINVEEATVEETIAILKGLRDRYEAHHRVRISDEALVNAAKLADRYISDRFLPDKAIDLMDEASSRVRMLAFTAPPDLKDLERKTEKVRKEKEEAINSQEFEKAARLRDQEQSLKKELEDRREAWNLTKGGNELAVSEEDIAHVVASWTGIPVKKLAEEESDRLLKMEEILHQRVIGQEEAVRAVSRAVRRARAGLKDPGRPVGSFIFLGPTGVGKTELARALAEALFGDDDALIRIDMSEYMEKYAVSRLVGAPPGYVGYEEGGQLTKAVRRKPYSVVLLDEIEKAHPDVFNILLQVLEDGRLTDSQGRAVDFRNTVIIMTSNVGVSHIRKIGSLGFQTAENDSYSKMKGDVTQELRKTFRPEFLNRVDETIVFHSLEQKHLNEIVGLMLKDVLGRLAENEIKVEATEAAKELLASKGFDETYGARPLRREIQKQVEDRLSEELLKGAVKKGEHVVLNVVDGEILIEKK; translated from the coding sequence ATGTTTGATAAATTTACGGAACGTGCTAAGAAAGTATTCGTGCTGGCACAAGACGAGGCCAAAAGGATGGCTACTCCATATATCGGTACGGAGCATTTGCTGCTTGGATTAATCCGTGAGGGTGAGGGTGTTGCTGCAAAAGTGTTGGAGTCACTTAATATTGATGCGGAAACAGTTCGCCAAGCGGTAGGGCAGCTTGTCGGTCCAGGCAAAGGTGTAGCTCAGGAAATGTTTCTGACACCTCGCGGCAAAAAAGTTCTTGAACTGGCTATAGCTGAAGCCAGGAGTTTAGGACATAATTATGTTGGCACCGAACATCTTTTGCTGGGATTAATCAGCGAGGGCGAAGGAGTGGCAGCACAGGTATTAAACGCCTTGGGTGCTGATATTGAACAGGTACGCAGTATGATTATGCAGATGTTGGGTGGAGGGCAGTCGTCGCAGGGTGGCTGCGCTTCCGGCCAGTGCGGCAGCAAAGCTGGGAATGTTCAGACAAAGGCCCTGGATGAGTACGGTCGTGATTTGACAGAAATGGCTCGCGAAGATAAGCTTGACCCTGTAGTCGGAAGAGAAAAAGAAATTGAGAGAGTTATACAGGTATTAAGCCGCAGAACTAAAAATAACCCTGTTTTGCTTGGTGATCCGGGAGTAGGGAAAACCGCTGTTGTAGAGGGTTTAGCCCAGCGGATATCTTCCGGCAACGTTCCTGAGACGCTGCTCTCAAAAAGGGTCGTTAGTTTGGATTTAGCTGCTCTGGTTGCCGGCACCAAGTACAGGGGAGAATTTGAAGACCGTTTAAAAAAAGTGACACAAGAAATTACTAAAGCGGGCAACATAGTACTGTTTATTGATGAGCTGCATACTTTGATAGGTGCCGGTGCCGCAGAAGGTGCCATAGACGCGGCAAATATATTAAAACCCGCTTTAGCACGGGGCGAAATGCAATGCATTGGAGCTACAACATTGGATGAGTATCGCAAGTATATAGAAAAAGATGCGGCACTGGAACGGCGTTTCCAACCAATTAATGTTGAAGAGGCAACGGTGGAAGAAACCATTGCTATTCTTAAGGGATTAAGAGATAGGTATGAAGCCCATCACCGTGTTCGTATCAGTGATGAGGCTCTGGTTAATGCAGCTAAGCTGGCTGACCGCTATATATCAGATCGGTTTTTGCCGGATAAGGCCATAGATTTAATGGACGAAGCAAGTTCCAGAGTTCGTATGCTGGCTTTTACTGCACCACCGGACTTAAAAGATCTGGAGCGTAAAACGGAAAAGGTGCGGAAGGAGAAAGAAGAGGCTATTAACAGCCAGGAATTTGAAAAAGCGGCCCGGCTAAGGGATCAGGAGCAGTCCCTGAAGAAGGAACTGGAAGACCGCCGGGAAGCCTGGAATCTAACAAAAGGCGGCAATGAACTGGCTGTCAGTGAAGAAGATATTGCTCATGTTGTAGCTTCTTGGACAGGTATACCTGTTAAAAAGCTGGCCGAAGAAGAGTCGGATAGACTTTTGAAAATGGAAGAAATACTGCATCAAAGGGTAATCGGTCAGGAGGAAGCTGTTCGGGCAGTTTCCCGTGCTGTACGCCGTGCACGGGCAGGCCTAAAAGATCCTGGCCGTCCTGTAGGCTCCTTTATTTTCCTGGGTCCTACCGGGGTGGGCAAAACTGAGTTAGCCAGAGCACTGGCCGAAGCTCTTTTTGGCGATGATGATGCCTTGATTCGCATAGATATGTCTGAATACATGGAGAAGTATGCGGTATCCAGGCTGGTTGGCGCTCCCCCAGGCTATGTAGGGTATGAAGAGGGAGGTCAACTGACCAAGGCGGTTAGGAGGAAGCCTTATTCAGTAGTATTGCTGGATGAAATAGAGAAGGCGCATCCGGATGTTTTTAACATTCTCCTACAAGTTCTGGAAGATGGGCGGCTTACTGATTCTCAGGGTCGTGCGGTGGATTTCCGCAATACTGTTATTATTATGACTTCTAATGTCGGAGTAAGTCATATAAGAAAGATTGGCTCGCTTGGTTTTCAAACCGCCGAAAATGACAGCTATAGTAAAATGAAGGGCGATGTTACCCAGGAATTGCGTAAAACTTTTCGGCCGGAATTTCTCAATAGGGTGGATGAGACTATTGTGTTCCACTCCTTAGAGCAGAAACATCTAAATGAAATTGTCGGTCTGATGCTAAAAGATGTGCTTGGCCGATTGGCGGAAAACGAAATCAAAGTGGAAGCGACGGAAGCAGCTAAAGAACTCTTAGCCAGTAAGGGCTTTGATGAAACATATGGTGCCCGCCCCCTGCGCCGTGAGATTCAAAAACAGGTTGAGGATAGACTATCCGAAGAATTATTAAAAGGAGCGGTTAAAAAAGGAGAACATGTTGTACTCAATGTGGTGGATGGCGAGATTTTAATTGAGAAAAAATAA
- the disA gene encoding DNA integrity scanning diadenylate cyclase DisA, whose protein sequence is MKEEKAEDQLLKVLRFVAPGTSLREGLENILRAKTGGLVVVGDYPEVLDIAEGGFAINADYSSANLYELAKMDGAIVLSEDAKRILAANVQLIPSQNIPSSETGIRHRTSERVARQTNALVIAISQRRSVISVYKGNLKYVLRDLGVILTKANQAVQTLEKYRAVSDKVLVNLSILEYDGVVTLFDVAKVIQRVEMVLRIVKEIEKYISELGTEGRLITMQLEELLANVAEEGFLVIQDYGTVLEEKPPQSIMKIIGSWPAEDLLDLSLIARALGYPGSSGILDQSVFPRGYRILEKLPRLPFPVIENLVQRFGTLSKVLVATIEELDEVEGIGEVRARSIKKGLSRYREQLLTQERHT, encoded by the coding sequence ATGAAAGAAGAGAAAGCTGAGGATCAACTATTAAAAGTATTACGCTTTGTGGCACCAGGTACATCACTGAGAGAAGGCTTGGAGAATATACTGCGGGCTAAGACGGGTGGTTTGGTTGTTGTGGGTGACTACCCTGAAGTGCTTGATATAGCCGAAGGAGGCTTTGCTATTAATGCCGACTATTCTTCCGCCAATCTTTATGAATTAGCCAAAATGGACGGTGCAATCGTTCTAAGTGAGGATGCCAAACGGATTTTAGCGGCCAATGTGCAGCTAATTCCCAGTCAAAACATACCCTCCAGTGAAACAGGCATTAGGCACAGGACCTCAGAGAGGGTGGCCAGACAGACAAATGCTCTGGTGATAGCCATTTCTCAACGTAGAAGTGTTATCAGTGTTTATAAAGGCAATTTAAAGTATGTATTACGCGACTTGGGAGTAATCTTAACCAAGGCCAATCAGGCAGTACAAACGTTGGAAAAGTACCGGGCCGTATCGGATAAGGTTTTGGTTAACTTAAGTATATTGGAATATGATGGGGTCGTGACCCTATTCGATGTAGCCAAGGTTATACAGAGGGTAGAAATGGTGCTTAGAATTGTTAAAGAAATTGAAAAATATATCAGTGAGTTGGGTACAGAAGGAAGATTAATCACCATGCAGTTGGAAGAATTATTGGCAAACGTAGCCGAGGAAGGGTTTTTGGTTATACAGGACTACGGTACTGTGCTTGAAGAGAAACCACCGCAGAGTATTATGAAAATAATCGGGAGTTGGCCTGCGGAGGATCTGCTGGATCTCTCTTTAATCGCCCGTGCTTTGGGTTATCCCGGTAGTTCCGGCATATTGGATCAGAGTGTATTTCCTCGTGGTTATCGAATTTTAGAGAAATTACCAAGGCTGCCTTTCCCCGTTATAGAAAACCTTGTCCAAAGATTCGGTACACTCTCCAAGGTACTGGTCGCTACCATAGAAGAACTGGATGAAGTGGAGGGTATCGGTGAAGTGAGGGCCCGCTCTATAAAAAAAGGCTTGTCCAGGTATCGGGAGCAATTGCTTACACAAGAAAGACATACGTAA